A stretch of Brassica rapa cultivar Chiifu-401-42 chromosome A08, CAAS_Brap_v3.01, whole genome shotgun sequence DNA encodes these proteins:
- the LOC103834200 gene encoding ADP-ribosylation factor GTPase-activating protein AGD12 isoform X1, with the protein MFFLFFAYIFLSFSIDFMYIVKFEFHSFCIVGSSLKWFQEWTLFDGCYLSRRAMSHSAASSGKRRIRDLLTQSDNRVCADCGAPDPKWASANIGVFICLKCCGVHRSLGTHVSKVLSVTLDEWSDEEVDSMIEIGGNASANSIYEAFIPDGSSKPGPDASHDHRMRFIRSKYEFQEFLKPSLRITSGKTSSSSYRSSSLSSNIIDSFRTTSSSQKPQLEGMVEFIGSLKVTLKKGTNLAIRDMMTSDPYVVLTLGQQTAQSTVMKSNLNPVWNEELMLSVPHDYGSVKLQVFDYDTFSADDIMGEAEIDIQPLITSAMAFGDPEMFGDMQIGKWLKSNDNALIEDSIINIADGKVKQEVQIKLQNVESGELELELEWLPLEQ; encoded by the exons ATGTTCTTCTTATTCTTTGCATACATTTTCTTATCTTTCTCCATCGATTTTATGTATATCGTCAAGTTTGAGTTTCATTCTTTCTGTATCGTGGGTTCTTCGTTGAAATGGTTTCAGGAATG GACTCTGTTTGATGGTTGCTATCTTTCAAGAAGAGCAATGAGTCATTCTGCAGCAAGCTCAG GtaaaaggagaataagagatctCTTAACTCAATCTGATAACCGAGTCTGCGCTGATTGTGGCGCTCCAGATCCTAAGTGGGC TTCAGCAAACATCGGAGTGTTCATATGCTTAAAATGTTGCGGCGTGCACAGAAGCCTTGGCACTCATGTTTCAAAG GTCTTATCTGTGACATTGGACGAATGGTCAGATGAGGAAGTCGATTCCATGATCGAAATTGGAGGAAACGCCTCTGCTAATTCGATCTACGAGGCGTTCATACCTGATGGTTCCTCTAAGCCTGGACCTGATGCTAGTCATGACCACCGTATGAGGTTTATCAG GTCAAAATATGAGTTCCAAGAGTTTCTGAAACCAAGCTTGCGTATCACATCAGGGAAGACCTCTAGCTCATCATATCGTTCATCAAGTCTTTCTTCAAATATCATCGATAGCTTTCGCACAACTTCATCATCCCAAAAGCCG CAACTTGAAGGCATGGTTGAGTTTATTGGATCGTTGAAGGTGACTCTTAAAAAGGGTACCAACTTAGCCATCCGAGACATGATGACAAGCGATCCTTATGTTGTGTTGACTCTAGGACAACAG ACTGCACAATCAACTGTAATGAAAAGCAACTTAAACCCGGTTTGGAATGAGGAACTCATGCTCTCTGTTCCTCATGACTATGGCTCAGTGAAGCTG CAAGTGTTTGATTATGATACATTTTCTGCTGATGACATAATGGGAGAAGCTGAGATTGATATCCAACCTCTGATCACATCTGCAATGGCTTTTGGAGACCCTGAGATGTTTGGAGATATGCAAATTGGGAAATGGCTGAAATCGAACGACAATGCTCTTATAGAGGATAGCATCATCAACATTGCAGATGGGAAAGTGAAGCAAGAGGttcaaatcaagcttcagaaCGTTGAATCTGGTGAGTTAGAACTAGAACTGGAGTGGCTGCCTCTTGAGCAATGA
- the LOC103834199 gene encoding COX assembly mitochondrial protein 2 homolog, with the protein MHPPLTPHRHPLCLEIIEEFQKCHLEHPIGKFFGECTELKVKLDRCFRQEKAVKRKVNFERSKKLQERLKTIRKEETAET; encoded by the exons ATGCATCCTCCACTTACCCCACATAGACATCCTCTGTGTCTTGAG ATAATTGAGGAGTTCCAAAAGTGTCATTTAGAGCATCCCATTGGTAAATTCTTCGGGGAGTGTACAGAGCTGAAAGTAAAGCTTGATCGGTGTTTCCGCCAAGAG AAAGCTGTGAAGCGGAAGGTAAATTTCGAACGAAGCAAGAAGCTTCAAGAAAGGCTCAAAACTATAAGGAAAGAAGAAACTGCGGAGACTTGA
- the LOC103834202 gene encoding cationic amino acid transporter 1-like, with amino-acid sequence MGSENGDDGLRRRGCSCTKDDFLPEESFKSMGNYFKALKETPSRFVDRLLTRSQDSVEIHDMKARSGHEMKKTLTWWDLMWFGVGAVIGSGIFVLTGQEARDSAGPAVVVSFVVSGVSAMLSVFCYTEFAVEIPVAGGSFAYLRVELGDFMAFIAAGNIILQYIVGGAAVARSWTSYFATLLNHKPDDFRIVANSLHEDYNHLDPISVGVCAIICVLAAIGTKGSSVFNYIASIIHMLVILFIVIAGFIRADFKNYSDFAPFGARGVFKSASVLFFAYIGFDAVSTMAEETKNPGRDIPIGLVGSMVLTTVCYCLMAAALCLMQPYGMIDPDAPFSVAFSAVGWDWAKYLVAFGALKGMTTVLLVGAIGQARYMTHIARAHMMPPWLAHVNAKTGTPINATVIMLTATALIAFFTKLGILADLLSVSTLFIFMLVAVALLVRRYYVTGETSSSDRTKFLVFLGLILASSAATAVYWALEKDSWIGYCVTVPIWFLSTAGMKFLVAQARAPKLWGVPLVPWLPSASIAINIFLLGSIDAKSYIRFAIWTGVLLVYYFLFGLHATYDTAKETLKEKMALQNAEEGSVAAESSGAVTSDH; translated from the exons ATGGGATCAGAAAACGGTGACGATGGGCTTCGCCGGAGAGGTTGTTCATGCACGAAAGATGATTTTCTCCCGGAGGAATCGTTCAAAAGCATGGGGAATTACTTTAAAGCTCTTAAAGAGACACCGAGTCGGTTCGTAGACCGTTTACTGACTCGGTCACAAGACTCGGTGGAGATTCATGATATGAAGGCACGTAGTGGTCACGAAATGAAGAAAACGTTAACGTGGTGGGATCTGATGTGGTTCGGGGTCGGTGCAGTCATCGGCTCGGGAATATTCGTTCTTACCGGACAAGAAGCACGTGACAGTGCTGGTCCCGCTGTTGTGGTGTCCTTTGTAGTCTCAGGTGTCTCGGCTATGCTCTCCGTGTTTTGTTACACCGAGTTCGCCGTGGAGATTCCTGTCGCAG GTGGTTCTTTTGCCTACTTGAGAGTGGAGCTAGGCGACTTCATGGCTTTCATCGCCGCTGGAAATATAATCCTCCAGTACATAGTCGGTGGAGCTGCCGTGGCTCGGTCATGGACCTCTTACTTCGCCACTCTCTTAAACCATAAACCTGACGACTTCCGAATAGTAGCTAACAGTCTCCACGAAGACTATAACCACTTAGATCCAATCTCCGTTGGCGTTTGCGCGATCATTTGCGTTTTAGCCGCTATTGGCACAAAAGGCTCATCAGTCTTTAACTACATCGCTTCCATCATCCATATGCTTGTGATTCTCTTTATAGTCATAGCAGGATTTATTAGAGCTGATTTCAAAAACTACTCCGACTTCGCTCCCTTTGGAGCTAGAGGAGTGTTTAAGTCTGCTTCGGTTCTTTTCTTTGCTTATATTGGATTCGATGCGGTTTCAACCATGGCTGAGGAGACTAAGAATCCTGGGAGAGACATTCCCATTGGTCTTGTTGGATCGATGGTTCTTACTACGGTTTGTTATTGTCTCATGGCGGCTGCGTTGTGTCTTATGCAACCGTATGGGATGATTGATCCTGATGCGCCGTTTTCTGTCGCGTTCTCTGCGGTTGGATGGGATTGGGCTAAGTACCTGGTTGCCTTTGGTGCTCTTAAAG GTATGACGACCGTATTATTAGTTGGAGCCATCGGTCAAGCAAGGTACATGACGCACATAGCCCGAGCACACATGATGCCACCATGGCTAGCTCATGTCAACGCAAAGACCGGAACACCCATTAACGCGACAGTGATTATGCTGACCGCGACAGCTCTCATCGCATTCTTCACAAAATTAGGAATCCTAGCCGATCTCTTATCCGTGTCCACACTTTTCATCTTCATGCTCGTCGCGGTGGCTCTCCTCGTTAGGAGATATTACGTCACCGGAGAAACATCTTCCAGTGACCGGACCAAGTTCTTAGTGTTCTTAGGTTTGATTCTTGCATCCTCTGCTGCGACTGCTGTCTATTGGGCCTTGGAAAAGGACAGTTGGATTGGTTATTGCGTTACGGTTCCTATATGGTTCTTGTCTACCGCTGGGATGAAGTTTCTTGTGGCACAAGCTAGGGCTCCAAAACTTTGGGGTGTTCCTTTGGTTCCGTGGTTGCCTTCTGCTTCCATAGCTATTAATATCTTTCTTCTTGGTTCGATCGATGCGAAATCGTACATCAGGTTTGCGATCTGGACTGGTGTTCTTCTTGTTTACTACTTTTTGTTTGGGTTGCACGCAACTTACGATACTGCGAAGGAGACACTAAAGGAGAAGATGGCGTTGCAGAATGCTGAAGAAGGTAGTGTTGCTGCGGAGAGTTCTGGTGCTGTAACTTCAGATCACTAG
- the LOC103834200 gene encoding ADP-ribosylation factor GTPase-activating protein AGD12 isoform X2 produces the protein MSHSAASSGKRRIRDLLTQSDNRVCADCGAPDPKWASANIGVFICLKCCGVHRSLGTHVSKVLSVTLDEWSDEEVDSMIEIGGNASANSIYEAFIPDGSSKPGPDASHDHRMRFIRSKYEFQEFLKPSLRITSGKTSSSSYRSSSLSSNIIDSFRTTSSSQKPQLEGMVEFIGSLKVTLKKGTNLAIRDMMTSDPYVVLTLGQQTAQSTVMKSNLNPVWNEELMLSVPHDYGSVKLQVFDYDTFSADDIMGEAEIDIQPLITSAMAFGDPEMFGDMQIGKWLKSNDNALIEDSIINIADGKVKQEVQIKLQNVESGELELELEWLPLEQ, from the exons ATGAGTCATTCTGCAGCAAGCTCAG GtaaaaggagaataagagatctCTTAACTCAATCTGATAACCGAGTCTGCGCTGATTGTGGCGCTCCAGATCCTAAGTGGGC TTCAGCAAACATCGGAGTGTTCATATGCTTAAAATGTTGCGGCGTGCACAGAAGCCTTGGCACTCATGTTTCAAAG GTCTTATCTGTGACATTGGACGAATGGTCAGATGAGGAAGTCGATTCCATGATCGAAATTGGAGGAAACGCCTCTGCTAATTCGATCTACGAGGCGTTCATACCTGATGGTTCCTCTAAGCCTGGACCTGATGCTAGTCATGACCACCGTATGAGGTTTATCAG GTCAAAATATGAGTTCCAAGAGTTTCTGAAACCAAGCTTGCGTATCACATCAGGGAAGACCTCTAGCTCATCATATCGTTCATCAAGTCTTTCTTCAAATATCATCGATAGCTTTCGCACAACTTCATCATCCCAAAAGCCG CAACTTGAAGGCATGGTTGAGTTTATTGGATCGTTGAAGGTGACTCTTAAAAAGGGTACCAACTTAGCCATCCGAGACATGATGACAAGCGATCCTTATGTTGTGTTGACTCTAGGACAACAG ACTGCACAATCAACTGTAATGAAAAGCAACTTAAACCCGGTTTGGAATGAGGAACTCATGCTCTCTGTTCCTCATGACTATGGCTCAGTGAAGCTG CAAGTGTTTGATTATGATACATTTTCTGCTGATGACATAATGGGAGAAGCTGAGATTGATATCCAACCTCTGATCACATCTGCAATGGCTTTTGGAGACCCTGAGATGTTTGGAGATATGCAAATTGGGAAATGGCTGAAATCGAACGACAATGCTCTTATAGAGGATAGCATCATCAACATTGCAGATGGGAAAGTGAAGCAAGAGGttcaaatcaagcttcagaaCGTTGAATCTGGTGAGTTAGAACTAGAACTGGAGTGGCTGCCTCTTGAGCAATGA
- the LOC103834203 gene encoding protein BUD31 homolog 1 has translation MPKIKTNRVKYPEGWELIEPTLRELDAKMREAEMDEHDGKRKCEALWPIFKLSHQRSRYVYDLYYRREEISKELYEFCLDQGYADRSLIAKWKKSGYERLCCLRCIQPRDHNYGTTCVCRVPKHLREEKVVECVHCGCQGCASGD, from the exons ATGCCGAAGATTAAGACTAACAGAGTCAAGTACCCAGAAGGTTGGGAGTTGATCGAGCCTACTCTCCGTGAGCTTGACGCCAAGATGAGAGAAG CTGAGATGGATGAACATGATGGCAAGAGAAAGTGTGAAGCTTTGTGGCCAATCTTCAAACTTTCTCATCAGAGGAGTCGCTATGTTTATGACCTTTATTACCGCAGAGAGGAGATATCTAAAGAGCTCTATGAGTTCTGCTTGGACCAGGGCTACGCAGACCGCAGCCTCATTGCCAAGTGGAAAAAG TCAGGATACGAGCGTCTATGCTGCTTGCGCTGCATACAGCCGAGAGACCACAACTATGGAACAACATGTGTATGCCGTGTTCCCAAACACTTGCGTGAAGAGAAAGTTGTTGAATGCGTTCACTGCGGTTGTCAAGGATGCGCCAGTGGCGATTGA
- the LOC103834206 gene encoding uncharacterized protein LOC103834206: protein MLTETPFRPREKLLEKQRLFQSIQRHTYLKGPMDKVTSVAIPLALAASALYMIGTGIYNMSNGIGKKE from the exons ATGTTGACGGAAACACCATTTAGGCCAAGAGAGAAGCTTCTGGAGAAGCAGAGGTTGTTCCAGAGCATCCAGAGGCACACTTACCTTAAAGGACCAATGGACAAGGTCACCTCCGTTGCCATCCCTCTTGCCTTGGCTGCATCTGCTCTCTACATGATT GGAACTGGAATCTACAACATGTCCAACGGAATCGGGAAGAAGGAATAA